From Woronichinia naegeliana WA131, the proteins below share one genomic window:
- a CDS encoding IS4 family transposase yields the protein MTTAAVEEYKIMLSVGDTTFLDYRNIKEKREGYGPTGKGGNGLILHSALAIEPEKGQVLGLLWQKLWNREVKEKPPTDETAKQKKERQKEQRKAARQRPFEEKESYKWVEALNTCEKQVESSTRVIHVFDREGDVSEVFDSVRQLKHTGVLVRASHNRSLDKNSERLWQHLESEPIRFHQEIEIPSTGKRKARKVKLAVRFCSVNLRTPYRFDNRDPLNVYAVYATEIDCPEGETPLSWMLLTTEVVETIEMAVTILRWYIYRWRVEEFHKVLKSGCQSERYRLASDGMKTLLGFLSVIAVELLHVTYLHRTQPDALAIEILNPLQLQVLKAAASQKLPPILTVAWAVESVAFLGGYLEHRRKTPLGIQVLWRGWLKLHDLCQGWQLAIRT from the coding sequence ATGACAACTGCCGCCGTAGAAGAATATAAGATAATGCTATCAGTCGGAGATACGACCTTCTTAGATTATCGCAATATCAAGGAAAAAAGGGAAGGGTATGGGCCGACTGGAAAAGGAGGGAATGGATTAATACTGCATAGTGCTTTAGCAATTGAGCCAGAAAAAGGACAAGTATTAGGTTTATTATGGCAAAAACTGTGGAATAGGGAGGTAAAAGAAAAGCCCCCAACAGATGAAACGGCGAAGCAGAAAAAAGAAAGACAGAAAGAACAAAGAAAAGCAGCTCGTCAAAGACCATTTGAGGAAAAAGAATCCTACAAATGGGTAGAGGCTCTAAACACCTGTGAGAAACAGGTAGAAAGTTCAACGAGGGTAATTCATGTATTTGACAGAGAAGGAGATGTTTCAGAAGTCTTTGACTCAGTGCGTCAACTCAAGCATACAGGAGTGCTGGTCAGAGCGTCTCATAATCGTAGTTTAGACAAAAATAGTGAACGACTTTGGCAACATTTGGAATCAGAACCGATTCGTTTTCATCAAGAAATCGAGATTCCGAGTACAGGAAAAAGAAAAGCACGGAAGGTTAAGCTTGCCGTCCGATTTTGCTCAGTTAATCTACGAACTCCCTATCGTTTTGATAATCGTGACCCGTTGAATGTCTATGCTGTTTATGCGACAGAAATCGATTGTCCCGAAGGCGAAACTCCTTTATCTTGGATGCTTCTGACTACAGAAGTTGTTGAGACTATTGAGATGGCTGTCACTATTCTTCGTTGGTACATCTACCGATGGCGGGTTGAAGAATTTCATAAAGTCCTTAAGTCTGGTTGTCAGAGTGAGCGTTATCGACTTGCCTCTGATGGAATGAAAACTCTTTTGGGTTTTTTAAGTGTCATTGCTGTTGAACTTTTACACGTTACTTATCTTCATCGTACCCAGCCCGATGCTCTCGCGATTGAAATTCTTAATCCTCTTCAACTTCAGGTGTTAAAAGCAGCCGCCTCTCAAAAACTTCCCCCTATTTTGACTGTTGCTTGGGCTGTCGAGTCTGTTGCTTTTCTTGGTGGTTATCTTGAACATCGTCGTAAAACTCCTCTCGGTATCCAAGTCCTTTGGCGCGGTTGGTTGAAGTTGCATGACCTTTGCCAAGGCTGGCAGCTTGCAATCCGCACTTAA
- a CDS encoding IS4 family transposase codes for MKISKKEEKSKLGGKIMMVVEAFTQRPVTLWYTENDKSNDKIWCEELAAKLPENGLILVDMGFFSFVWFDLLTEAKKFFLTRFRAGTSYKTKQVLSQGSHYRDEIIIMGNYRSNPCKHPVRLVSVLWGTIWYQYLTNVLSPEQLSAEEVCDLYRRRWTIEEAFLLTKRLLGLAYLGLAEKVKKRKKCGLGKYGLKKHR; via the coding sequence ATGAAAATAAGTAAAAAAGAAGAAAAGAGTAAATTGGGGGGTAAAATAATGATGGTAGTGGAAGCCTTTACCCAAAGACCCGTTACTTTATGGTACACAGAAAATGATAAATCAAATGATAAAATATGGTGTGAAGAATTGGCAGCTAAATTACCAGAAAATGGTTTAATTCTCGTAGATATGGGATTTTTTAGCTTTGTGTGGTTTGATTTGTTAACAGAAGCTAAAAAGTTTTTTCTAACCAGATTTAGAGCGGGTACATCTTACAAAACCAAACAAGTATTGTCTCAAGGTAGTCATTACAGAGATGAGATTATCATTATGGGAAATTACCGTTCTAATCCTTGCAAGCATCCGGTGAGATTAGTCTCAGTATTATGGGGAACAATCTGGTATCAGTATTTAACAAATGTGTTGTCTCCCGAACAACTGTCCGCCGAAGAGGTCTGTGATTTATATCGAAGACGATGGACAATCGAAGAAGCCTTTTTATTAACGAAAAGACTTTTAGGACTAGCCTATTTAGGGCTTGCTGAAAAAGTCAAAAAACGAAAGAAATGTGGGTTAGGGAAGTATGGACTGAAAAAGCATAGATAA
- a CDS encoding XisH family protein: MPAKDIFHDAVRKGLEQEGWVITDDPLRIEVGDVEMYIDLGAEQVLGAERAGQKIAVEIKSFIGTSNVSQFHQAIGQFFNYRLALEEKEPERVLYLAVPSGIYFSFFQLQFIKTVIERFQLKIIIYDPIQEVIVQWKN; this comes from the coding sequence ATGCCTGCTAAAGATATTTTTCATGATGCGGTTAGAAAGGGATTAGAACAAGAGGGTTGGGTAATTACAGATGACCCTTTGAGAATTGAAGTTGGTGATGTAGAAATGTATATTGATCTCGGTGCGGAGCAAGTTTTAGGGGCTGAAAGAGCGGGACAGAAAATTGCGGTGGAAATTAAAAGTTTTATTGGTACATCTAATGTTTCTCAATTTCATCAAGCTATTGGACAATTTTTTAACTATCGTTTAGCATTAGAAGAAAAAGAGCCAGAGCGGGTTTTATATTTAGCTGTTCCTTCGGGAATTTATTTTTCTTTTTTTCAATTACAATTCATTAAGACTGTTATTGAGCGTTTCCAACTTAAAATCATAATTTATGACCCGATTCAGGAGGTAATTGTGCAATGGAAAAACTAG
- a CDS encoding XisI protein has protein sequence MEKLGQYRQYVQQVIKEYAQLGSAKDEIEQQLIFDTVGDHYQLMYVGWKNRRRQHGCVLHLDIKNNKIWIQHDGTEIGIADELVKLGVPKEDIVLAFHEPLVREYTGFAIA, from the coding sequence ATGGAAAAACTAGGGCAATATCGTCAATATGTACAGCAAGTTATCAAGGAATATGCTCAGTTAGGTTCAGCTAAAGATGAAATTGAGCAACAATTAATTTTTGATACCGTTGGAGATCATTATCAATTAATGTATGTGGGCTGGAAAAACAGGCGACGACAGCATGGTTGTGTTTTACATTTGGATATTAAGAATAATAAGATTTGGATACAACATGATGGAACTGAGATTGGTATCGCCGATGAATTAGTTAAATTAGGCGTACCTAAAGAAGATATTGTGTTAGCTTTTCACGAACCTTTGGTTAGAGAATATACTGGGTTTGCGATCGCTTGA
- a CDS encoding Uma2 family endonuclease, with protein sequence MLTIKPRFETFEEYLVYEDNSEKLYELFNGELIEVPPESGFNVQIANRLGYIPDKVVHRIWGKMEKN encoded by the coding sequence ATGTTAACAATTAAGCCTCGATTTGAAACCTTTGAAGAATATCTTGTATATGAAGATAATTCGGAAAAACTCTATGAACTGTTTAATGGAGAATTGATAGAAGTGCCGCCAGAGTCAGGTTTTAATGTCCAAATTGCTAATCGCCTTGGGTACATCCCGGATAAAGTAGTACATAGAATCTGGGGTAAAATGGAAAAAAACTGA
- a CDS encoding ISKra4 family transposase — protein sequence MKTLVGEVEISQKQARKLKVSPKIVLSPGLEKCCLRASAKTSYQQAEEDIEELMGIKVGHSSLHRLVERTELPLAQAQSESAGVSIDGGKICLRGEEKEGGQWRDYKLVSLHGNVCEAFFQDPEGLKNWSNVQPLSPIVTFLGDGHPAIWNAVESFATQSWLIRREVLDWYHLKENLFKVGGSLKRLEAVEHLLWRGFVNKAIDAFDGVKSKRAKNFQAYLTKHYQRIPDYQYYQQLGIVIGSGDVESKIKQVGARVKLSGARWHLHNVSRILRLRCAYLNHSPLLSVNVLS from the coding sequence ATCAAAACCCTAGTCGGAGAAGTGGAAATAAGCCAAAAACAAGCCAGAAAACTAAAGGTGTCGCCAAAAATCGTCTTAAGTCCAGGTTTAGAGAAATGCTGTCTAAGAGCCAGTGCGAAAACATCCTACCAACAAGCAGAAGAAGATATAGAGGAGTTGATGGGGATAAAAGTAGGACATAGCAGTTTACATCGCTTGGTAGAACGGACAGAACTGCCCTTAGCTCAAGCTCAGTCAGAGAGTGCGGGGGTCAGTATAGATGGGGGAAAGATTTGTCTGCGGGGCGAGGAGAAGGAAGGGGGACAGTGGCGAGATTATAAACTGGTGAGTCTTCATGGCAATGTCTGTGAAGCCTTTTTCCAAGACCCAGAGGGCTTAAAGAATTGGAGCAATGTTCAACCTTTGTCCCCAATAGTGACCTTTTTGGGAGATGGTCATCCCGCAATCTGGAATGCGGTAGAGAGTTTCGCCACTCAATCGTGGCTGATACGACGAGAGGTGTTGGATTGGTATCATCTCAAGGAGAATCTGTTCAAAGTGGGTGGCTCTCTCAAACGGCTAGAAGCAGTGGAGCATTTACTGTGGCGGGGTTTTGTGAACAAGGCAATAGATGCGTTTGATGGAGTCAAAAGCAAGAGGGCAAAGAATTTTCAAGCCTATTTGACGAAGCATTATCAGCGTATCCCTGATTACCAATACTATCAACAGCTTGGTATTGTGATTGGTTCTGGTGATGTGGAGTCTAAGATTAAACAGGTGGGAGCTAGGGTTAAATTGTCGGGAGCACGTTGGCATCTTCATAATGTTTCTCGTATTCTTCGGCTACGATGTGCTTATCTCAATCACTCTCCTCTTTTGAGTGTCAATGTATTATCTTAA
- a CDS encoding GAF domain-containing protein, with the protein MYLEAIDLGVSVNPTHHHNYLSCCLDGLSSRDREQQRVTLLEQLGLLDTEIIPIFDEAVQTAARFLEVPIALLTILVYDQLWIKSALGLSRLGLRNPLAAERKMNRQDGFCTHVVDSQQSLTIFDTYQNKAFAQSLLTQHYGIRAYLGTPLLTSDGHCIGSLAVMDLVPHDFSCRDLEFLTMTNRWCMSEFERDLLQKNQTTISMIASSFSENNTTQPPLSHQETAIAYPQEILPESNHSPLALITPNPLSYSLESIKLKLLHQLVQELQTPLTAVIGMSSVLRGEVFGKLSPKQKEYLGIIHNSGENIHYLVKEILNLGSIDEQAKMLELIPVNIEMLAQKAINSLSEVAKQKRQDIRLSIEPGKRVWLLDKDKFRQAIYYVISSVMEASEPGGEIRIHISRRSQTINFAIWMYHPWVGDGLPHIHLQPPLLIPGGSKPVAGDDLKESLNITSKEQLLTVPLLESLIQNANDDTQPILKQPQKLLGLLLGCYLIEFHGGKIIVQGSSDAGYRYVMMLPKIAANEDDSSKIWV; encoded by the coding sequence ATGTACCTAGAAGCCATCGATTTAGGAGTCAGCGTTAATCCTACTCATCACCATAACTATCTTAGTTGTTGTTTAGATGGACTTTCCTCGCGCGATCGCGAACAACAAAGGGTGACATTACTGGAACAGTTAGGCCTCTTAGACACGGAAATTATTCCTATTTTTGATGAAGCAGTTCAGACGGCGGCTCGCTTTTTGGAGGTTCCCATCGCGCTGTTAACGATTCTGGTCTATGATCAGCTTTGGATTAAATCAGCCCTCGGCTTATCTCGTTTGGGATTGCGTAATCCTTTAGCCGCAGAGCGGAAAATGAACCGTCAGGACGGATTTTGTACCCATGTAGTGGACAGTCAACAGTCCTTAACTATTTTCGATACGTACCAGAACAAGGCTTTTGCTCAGAGTTTATTGACTCAACATTATGGCATCCGAGCCTATTTAGGAACGCCACTGTTAACCTCTGATGGGCATTGTATTGGCAGTTTAGCCGTGATGGATTTGGTTCCCCATGATTTTTCTTGTCGGGATCTGGAATTTTTAACCATGACAAATCGCTGGTGTATGTCCGAATTTGAACGGGATCTGCTCCAGAAAAATCAGACGACGATCTCAATGATTGCCTCTTCTTTCTCAGAAAATAATACTACCCAGCCACCGTTATCTCACCAGGAAACGGCGATCGCTTACCCTCAAGAAATACTCCCCGAAAGTAACCACTCACCGCTTGCTTTAATCACCCCCAATCCTCTGAGCTATTCCTTAGAAAGTATTAAGCTCAAGTTATTACACCAGTTAGTTCAAGAATTACAAACTCCCTTAACAGCCGTCATTGGTATGTCCAGTGTCCTACGGGGGGAAGTGTTTGGCAAGTTGAGTCCTAAGCAAAAAGAATATTTGGGCATTATTCATAACAGTGGTGAAAATATCCATTATCTAGTCAAGGAAATTCTGAATTTAGGGTCAATTGACGAGCAAGCAAAGATGCTAGAGTTGATCCCAGTCAATATCGAAATGTTGGCTCAAAAAGCAATCAATAGTTTATCGGAAGTTGCTAAACAAAAACGTCAAGATATTCGCCTATCTATCGAGCCAGGCAAGCGAGTCTGGTTATTAGATAAGGACAAGTTTCGCCAAGCCATTTACTATGTTATTTCCAGTGTGATGGAAGCGTCGGAGCCAGGGGGAGAGATTCGCATTCATATTTCCCGTCGCAGTCAAACCATTAATTTCGCTATCTGGATGTATCATCCCTGGGTGGGAGATGGTCTGCCCCATATCCATTTACAACCACCGTTGCTGATTCCAGGCGGTAGCAAACCCGTTGCGGGAGATGATTTAAAAGAAAGCTTAAATATTACCAGTAAGGAACAACTTCTAACCGTTCCCCTGTTGGAATCTTTGATTCAGAACGCCAATGACGATACCCAGCCCATTTTAAAACAACCTCAAAAGTTATTAGGTTTATTGTTAGGCTGTTATTTAATTGAATTTCATGGTGGCAAGATCATTGTTCAAGGTTCTTCTGATGCGGGCTATCGCTATGTAATGATGTTGCCCAAAATCGCGGCCAATGAAGATGACTCATCAAAAATTTGGGTCTGA